The following is a genomic window from Adhaeribacter radiodurans.
TCTTATTACCGGCTGGTCCCGGAAGATAAACGGTATTACATGGACTATACCGGCACGGGTAATACCTTGAATGCCATGCTACCCAGTACCTTGCGCCTGATTATGGATAGCCTCCGTTACTGGATTTTAGAAATGCACGTAGATGGTTTCCGGTTTGATTTGGCCTCGGCTTTAGCCCGCGAATTGCACGATGTAGACCGGCTGGGTTCTTTCTTTGATATTATTCACCAGGACCCGGTTATTTCGCAGGTAAAATTAATTGCGGAGCCTTGGGATATTGGAGAAGGCGGTTACCAGGTAGGAAAGTTTCCGCCGGGCTGGACCGAATGGAACGGAAAATACCGCGACTGCATGCGCGATTTCTGGCGCGGCGAACACGCCATGCTGCCCGAATTTGCCAACCGTTTAACCGGCAGCTCCGATCTGTATTTCGACGATTACCGCCGTCCTACGGCCAGCGTTAACTTTATTACCGCGCACGATGGTTTTACCCTAAACGATTTAGTATCCTACAACGAAAAACATAACTGGGACAACGGCGAAGAAAACAACGACGGCGAAGATCATAACCGTTCCTGGAATTGCGGCGTAGAAGGCCCGACTGATGATGAATGGGTTAATACTATCCGGAACCGGCAAAAGCGCAATTTATTAACTACCTTATTTCTGTCGCAGGGAGTGCCCATGTTGGTAGCCGGCGACGAAATTAGCCGGACGCAGAACGGTAACAATAATGCTTATTGCCAGGATAACGAAATTTCGTGGTTAAACTGGGATAAAGCAGATACCGGATTGCTAAACTTTACCCGTAAACTGATCCACTTGCGTAAAAATCATCCTATTTTCCGGCGCCGCCGTTGGTTCCAAGGGCAACCCATTAAAGGAATCGGGGTAGAAGATATTGCCTGGTTTTTACCTGATGGCTCCGAAATGAGCGAAGAACATTGGAACCAGGATTACGCTAAATCTTTGGCAGTGTATTTGAGCGGGGTTGGCCTCCATTCCAAAGGCCCGAAAGGCGAACACGTATTCGACGATTCGTTTTATATTATTTTTAACGCTTCGGATATTCCGCTGGACTTTACGCTGCCTTCTAAAAAATACGGCGACAAGTGGACGAAAATATTGGATACCAGCGAAAATGTTGTAGACGAACCAATAGGTGTTTTCAAAGACGAAGAATCCATTCGGGTAGACTCCCGTTCCATTGTACTCTTGCAACATCCAATTATATAGCCGAAAGACCATAGTCGATGTTTAACGGACTATAGTCTATGGACTATGAACCAAAGACTATGGTCTATCGACTATCAGCCAATAACAACACTAAAATGAATTTAATAGATACCAGCAAACGCACGGTGGGAGTTAATTTTACGCCTGCCGGCGAGGCTTCCGTAATTTTATGGGCACCGCTTTTAAAAAATGTGGCGATTAATGTTGTGGGAAAAGAAAAGCTACCACTTCAACAACAAGAATACGGATATTGGGAATTAACTACTAACCAAATTCAGCCTGGCGACCGGTACAAATTTGTATTAGACGGCGAAAACGAGTTCCCCGATCCGGCTTCTTTGGCCCAACCGGAAGGTGTACACGGTAATTCGGAAGCCATAGATATTACTAATTTTACCTGGACGGATGCGCAATGGAACAACATTCCGCTCGCCGATTATATACTTTACGAACTTCATACCGGTACATTTACTCCGGATGGTACTTTTGCGAGTCTGGCCGAAAAGCTGGATTACTTAAAAGATTTAGGAGTAAATGCCATTGAAATTATGCCGGTGGCGCAATTTCCGGGTTCCCGCAACTGGGGCTACGATGGCGTATTTCCGTACGCGGTGCAACATTCCTACGGTGGCGCTCGCGGCTTGCAACAATTAGTAAATATCTGCCACCAAAAAGGAATAGCCGTGGTACTGGATGTGGTGTATAATCACATGGGCCCTGAAGGAAATTACCTGGGCACCTACGGGCATTACTTCACCGATAAGTACAATACACCGTGGGGCAACGCTATTAATTTTGACGATGCCTGGTGCGATGGCGTGCGCGAGTTTTTTGTGCAGAATGTATTAATGTGGTTCCGCGATTTTCACGTGGATGCTTTGCGCTTAGATGCCGTTCATGCCATTAAGGATTTTAGTGCGGTGCATATCCTGCGGGAAATTAAGCTGCACGTAAATCAATTAACGAAAGAAACCGGCCGCACCCACCACTTAATTGTAGAATTAGACCTGAATGATCCGAAGTTTATTAACCCCTTAGAGGAGCAAGGCTTCGGCATGGATGCCCAATGGATTGATGAATTCCATCATGCCTTACGCGTATCCGCTACCGGCGAACAAACCGGTTATTATTCTGATTTTACCGGAATTAGCCATTTAGCCAAAACCTACCAGGATGCTTACGTGTACGATGGGCAATATTCACCGCATCGGTTTAAAAAATTTGGTTTAAAAGCCGAAAACAACCCGGGGCAGCAATTCATTGTATTTTCACAAAATCACGACCAGGTAGGTAACCGCATGCTGGGCGAGCGCACCAGCCAACTGGTTAGTTTCGAAATGCAAAAGTTAATGGCGGGTGCCGTATTAGTAAGTCCGTACGTACCCATGTTGTTTATGGGAGAAGAATACGGCGAATCGAACCCGTTTTTGTACTTCGTAAGCCACACCGATACGGACCTGGTAGAAGCCGTACGGAAAGGCCGCAAAGCTGAATTTGCCGCTTTTCACGCGTTAGGCGAAGCACCCGATCCGCAATCCGAAGACACGTATAACCGCTCCAAGCTGCAATGGAATTTAATTCCGGAAGGGCAACACCAGGTTCTATTTCGCTACTACCAGGCACTTATTAGCCTCCGGAAAACGCATCCGGCTTTGCGCCAACTTAACCGGCAACAACTGGATGTAGTGAGTAACGAAGCAACCAACACCTTGCTCCTACACCGTTGGCACGAGAACCAACACGTACTTTGCCTGATGAATTTTTCCAATACAACGCAAACCATTACGCTCCCTACTTACGCTGAAAGCTGGCAAAAGCTTTTCGATTCCGCCGACCTGCAATGGAGCGGTCCGATCGGCTCACCTAATACTATTACCAGCGGAATAAGTATTTCGCTGCAACCCGAATCCCTGGTTATTTATAGTACTACTCAGCCCACTATCAGCTAATCCGGCGTAGTTTAAAGAACAACTCTAAAACTAAATACCCGTACTTTCAGTTTTTATCTGGAGTACGGGTAATATTTCCTGTAAAAATCAGCCCTGATTTTAGATTTACGTACTAGTACCTCTAAAAGCCTTTTCAATTATTTTTAATAAAACTATGTATAACCCTGTAGCAACTTACCGCCTACAATTTCATAAAGAATTTACTTTCGAGGATTTTGCAACTATTATTCCGTACCTGCAAAAACTGGGAGTAAGCACTATTTACGCTTCGCCAATTTTAGAAGCCACTCCCGGAAGTACCCACGGGTACGACGGCGTTAACCCCCACCGGGTTAATCCTGAAATCGGGAACGAAGATCAACTGAAAGATTTAAGTAAAAAATTAAAAGAACAAGGCATTGGCTGGTTGCAGGATATTGTACCCAACCACATGGCTTTTCACCCGCATAACACTTGGTTGATGGATGTACTGGAAAAAGGTCCCCAGTCGGCCTACGCCAAGTTTTTTGACGTAACGCAAACCAGCGACACTATGAAAGGTCGGATAATGGTGCCTTTTTTAGGTTCCCCGCTGGAAGATGTTATAAAAAACAAAGAATTAAAAGTTGCCTACCACGAAGAGCAGCAACGCCTGGTTTTACAATACTACGATAGCGCTTACCCGTTGGGCTTCCATTCCTACGAAACTATTCTGGGATTGGGAGAGCCTTCGCAAGCCATTCAGCAAATATTGGCTACCCTGGAGCAATTGCATCAAACCGAAGAAGCAACTTCTTATACCGCTGCATTTACCGATTTTCAGCAACAGTTGGCTGGTTTAATGAAAAATGAAGCAGTACGTTCTTCCGTAGAAAAATCGTTGGCGGAAATAAATAACAGCCCGGAAAAGCTTACCCAAATTACCGATGAGCAGGCTTATCGTTTGTGCCATTGGCAGGAAACCGACCAACAAATTAACTACCGGCGCTTTTTTACCGTTAACGGCCTTATTTGTTTAAATATTCAGGACTCCGAAGTTTTTGATACTTATCATCAGTACATTCAGGCATTGCGCGAAGAAGGCATTTTCCAGGGCTTACGCATCGACCACATCGACGGCTTATACGATCCTACCGGCTATTTAGAACAACTCCGGAAATCTACCGGGGAAGAAACCTACCTGATTGTTGAAAAAATACTCGAGCCCGGCGAAGACATTCCGGAGAATTGGCCTATTCAGGGAAATACCGGTTACGACTTTCTATCGTTGGTAAATAACCTGTTTACTCAAAAAAGCAGCGAACAAGCTTTTACCCATTTTTACCACCAATTAGTAGGCGAAGGCGCCGAAGTGCAGGAACAAATTCACGAAAAGAAAGCCTATATCCTGAAAGAACACTTGGGCGGCGAACTGGAGAATTTATACCAGCTTTTCCTGGATTTAAACTTACTGGAAGAAAATCAGCTTCATTCGCTGGAGCCAAACGTTTTAAAAGAGACCATTGGTGAGTTCCTGGTACAATGCCCCATTTACCGGTTCTACGGCAATCAGTTTCCGTTAACCGAGACTGAAACCGCAGAAGTAACAGAAGTTTTGGACCGCATCCGGAATAGTAAACCTGATTTGGCTGCGGCAGCCGATATGTTGGATGAAATATTTCTGAAAAAACCTTTAGAAGCCGACGGAGAATATAACCTGCGGGTGCAAAAGTTCTACCAGCGCTGGATGCAGTTTAGCGGCCCATTAATGGCCAAAGGCGTGGAAGATACGCTTATGTACACCTACAACCGTTTTGCGGGCCACAACGAAGTTGGCGACTCGCCGGAGGCTTTTGGTCATTCGCCGGCAGAATTCCACGACCGCATGTTAGATCGCCAGAAAAAATGGCCTTTAAGTATTAACGCTACTTCTACCCACGATACCAAACGGGGCGAAGATGTACGGGCGCGCTTAAACGTGCTCACCGATTTGCCGGAAGAATGGCTGGAAAAAGTACAGGAATGGCAGCAACTCACCGCCGAATCAAAAAAAGTAAATAAACCCGATAGTAACGACGAATATTTTATCTATCAGACCTTAGTAGGAGCTTATCCGTTTCCCGGCGAAGACGAAGCTGGTTTTGGCTCCCGTTTAGAAGAATATTTACAGAAAGCCTTACGCGAAGCCAAAATAAACTCCAACTGGACCACCCCGAACGAAGAATACGAACAAGCGGCCAAGACTTTCGCGACTAATTTGTTAGATAAAAGTACGCCGTTCTGGCAAAGCTTCGAACCCTTTTATAAGAAAGTAGTTGATTTAGGAATTGTTAATTCTTTAGCCCAGGTAGTATTAAAATTCACTTGTCCTGGTGTACCAGATACTTACCAAGGCACCGAATTATGGGATTTAAGCCTGGTAGACCCGGATAACCGTAGGGCGGTAAATTACGAACAGCGCCAAAGCTACCTCGAAGAATTAGATGCCTATGATTTAAATAAGCAGGAAGCCCTTTGGGCCGATTTATGGCAAAACCGAAACGATGCCCGCATAAAACTCTGGCTTACCCGTAATTTATTACTCGAACGCCGGAATAATGCCGATCTTTTTGCGAAGGGTAAGTATATACTGTTAGAAGTAGAGGGCACCTATAAAGATAATGTTTTTGCCTTTGCCCGCAAGCACTTGCGTACCTGGTACGTGGTGGCTGTGCCGCTGCATGTTGGAGTACTTTGTCAGGAACAAGGAGTTGAAGTTTCTGATATTGATTGGAAAGACACGAAAATAGTTTTACCAAAAGACGCCCCGGCCGATTGGCAGAACATGTTCCTCCGGACATCGGGTAAATATGCGCACGAGCTTTCTGCTAAAGATTTATTTAGTGTACTACCGGTGGCTTTGTTAAAGCTGCAGGCCGTAAACGAAAGAGGCGCCGGTATTTTAATGCATATTACCTCCTTACCTTCGCCGTTTGGCATTGGCGATTTAGGTCCGGAAGCACGGAACTTTGCCAAATTTTTACACCGCAGCAATCAAAAATACTGGCAATTGCTACCGCTTAACCCCATCGAGCAAGGGCAGGGCTACTCGCCTTATTCATCTATTTCCAGCCGGGCCGGCAATCCTCTGCTTATTAGTCCTGAGTTGCTGGTAAAGGATGGTTTATTGCCCAATGTGGATCTGCAACCATACTATTTACCGCAAACTGGTTCGGTGGATTTCCAGGAAGCCCAACGGGTAAAAGACGAAATTTTAGAACTAGCCTGGCAAAATTTTAAAGCCGGCGACTTTATTACGGTGCAGCAGCAGTTTCTGGATTATTGCCTCACCGAAGCGGCCTGGCTCGACGATTTTGCCTTATACATGGTACTCAAAAGCCAAAATGGTGGTTCGGCCTGGTTCCAGTGGCCCGAAGAATTTAAACAACGCGAATTACAAGCCTTAGCCGACTTAACCGAACAAAATCAGGAAACACTGGATAAAATAAAATGGGTGCAGTTTATGTTTGCAAAACAATGGAAACGCCTGCGTACCTATTGCAATAACCGGGGTATCCAGCTTTTCGGCGACATGCCGTTTTACATTTCCTACGACTCGGTGGATGTGTGGAGTAATCCTGAGATTTTTGCTATTGACGAAGAAGGTAATATGACGGGAGTAGCCGGAGTGCCACCCGATGCTTTCAGCGATGATGGCCAGTTGTGGGGCATGCCTGTGTTTAAATGGGATGCATTGAAAGAACGCGACTACGATTGGTGGGTAGGTCGTTTGCGGAAGAACATAGAGTTGTACGATATTGTGCGTTTAGACCACTTTAGGGCTTTCGCCGATTACTGGGAAGTTCCTGCTGGCGATACTACGGCCCGTAACGGGGAATGGAAAACCGGCCCCGGCGCTGATTTCTATACCTTCATGGAAAAAGAACTGGGCAGTCTGCCATTTGTTGCCGAAGATTTAGGCGAGATAAACGACTTAGTATTAAAACTACGCGACGATTTTAACTTGCCGGGCATGAAAATTCTGCAGTTCGCTTTCGGCGACGAAATGCCGCAGAACGATTACATTCCGCATAACTACGCCCGCAACTTTATTGCCTACACCGGCACCCACGACAACAATACCGTTTTAGGTTGGTACCGCCAGGAAGGTCATAAATACCACGATCAGATAGAACACTACGTAGGCCGCGACTTAACTGAAGAAGATATGTATTGGGTTATGAGCCGCCTGGCTTATGCGTCGGTAGCAAAAACCGCCATATTACCTATGCAAGATGTGCTCGGCATTGATGAACAAGGCCGCATGAACACGCCCGGCCAGGGAGAAGGCAATTGGGGCTGGCGCCTCTTACCCGACCAGGTAACTCCCGAAGCCGAAAGTTTACTAAAAGAATGGACCTGGTTGTATAACCGGGGATAAAATAATTTATGATTATAAAGCAAAGCTTCCTGGCTGGTACTTTCAACCGGCTAAGAAGCTTTGCTCATTTAATGCTACCGCAATTACTCACTTTTACTCTCTTTATTCGCCAGAAATGAGGGAATTAGTAAACTAAAGCGGGGTAATATACTCAGGAAGGTAGAAACTGCCGTAAGTACAGCAATAATATTTGCCCAACTGGTTTTCTGGGTAAAAAAGAAAAATAATATAGCGCCAATCAATACTAAAAGAAGCGGTGTTTTGTATACCGCCCAACTACTACCCTGCGTTGAATTCTTCTCAAGGCGCAAAGCATCCTCCGGATTCACGGCTACCAGTATAAAGTTTTTAAAGCTCTCGTTCATAATTTTTAATAACCCATCTTTATCAACTATTAATAATCCTTTGCCTAGTAACGACGATAATACCTGTACATTCTTCGAATTTACTAAACCATCCTGGGCCATATCAAACAAAAAATATTGCTCTTCGGCCGTACAGGAATGCCATAAACTCCAGTAATAAAACTGAGCTAAATTTTGCAATCTTGAAACAACGTCGGCTCTTTGCAGAGTAATGGTTGAGTAATTTTCGTGCACGAAATTTTGCATTACTTTTATATAATGCTTCTCTAAGTATTCCGCGGCGGCGCATTCCTTTTCTATCAACCCTAACAAATCAGCTTTAGAATTTACTAAATATTCCGGGGCAATTTTATAATTCCACAACAATTTATGCTCAGCCGGAAGGAATGATACAGGGTGTTGCAGCGGTTGGTACATTTTGGTGTACGTATTCAGGAGCACCAGCAATTGTTGCAGCAAATGCGTGTACTCCGTATCAACCAAAACACGGCCGCTTTCCAGTTGTTTCTCTTTTAAGCTATCCTCCCAAACGGATGGATGCAGCGTAGATTGCAGAATTATTTTAGCATCCGGAAATGTAAGCAATGCCCGTAATATATAAATTTTAAGCTCCAGCGAAGTTTTAGAAAACAATTCGTAATCAAAGTTCTGAATTAACAGAAATACAACCGGAGGCCGCTTCTTGAACTTTAAGGAATAGTAAATTCTCTCTTTCTTTAACAGAGAAGTAAGTACTTTTAGAGTAGTGTTAAACTTATTTTTAGCTGTAATTAGGTCATCGGCATTGCCGCTTGTATCCAGATTAAATTCTTTAAACAGGCAATTATAACCTTTATTTTCTTCAGAAATTATCTCTTTTATGTCCGGCGAATGCGGCAAGGAAATCAGGAAAATTTTGTTTTTATCAGTTACCTGCAACAAACTTAAATCCCAGTGCTTTGTTTGCGCATTGGCGACCAAATCTATATTAAACAACCGCTTAATTACAAAAGAAATTAACGTATAAAACAAAACCAGTAAAACGCTTATATCTATCCAAAAAATCCAACCCGATTTACTAAATAAGGAAGGAACCTTGTACTTAGGCATATAAGAAGAAAGCCAGATATGGTTCTCCTGATTCTGATAACTGAACTGCAAATAATGGCGATTGATTGGTTCCCAACGGTCAGTATAGCTGGTTTTCAGAAAATAGCCATTGGCTAACACATTCTGAAAAATAGGTTGCAAAACAGGAATAAAATTATTTAATAAATCCGTTTCTCCGTTTAACTGTGGCCATGCGAGCCCTACTATATTACTTACTTGTACTTTTTGATTAGGCGGTTGTGGAGGTTCAGGCGTTAAAGCAATAATTGGCGTAAACTTGTTTGATTTAGTAAAAATATAAGCGATCGGATAGTAAATGCGTTTAGATACAACCGAATTAGTAGAATAAGTAGTTTGGTTAAAAAAACGAGTATAAGGATAACCCATTTTGGTTAGAATTTTAACAGAATCGGGCACTACCGATTTACGCAAAGAATCTAGCACAGTAGCTTTATTTCCCCGCAATGAGTAAAATACCTTCATGTATTCGGGGCAATAAGGTTTTGTTTGTTTTCGAAAAACTACTGCCGGAGGAATATAGCCTAAAATCTCGGTAATGGCTGTATATCCGTAATTGTAATTTTTTACGTTTTCTAAATCTTGCGCTAAGTAGGCTTGATTGTATCTTACCGCTAACTCGGCCTCGTAATTGTAGGCTACCCGAAACAGCATAAAAGCAGGTAACCCACTTATTAGGATAGACCAAAAAACCAGCATGGCCACATAAATGCGGCAGTACTTTTGAGCTTCCGGTAAAATATATTTAATTACTTTTAACTGACAACAGGAATGAAGTAGTTTGTTTATTTTGGGATTTTGATCAATAGTTAAAAAAAGTAAAATTACCAGAATCTGAAATAGTCCTGCCAGAAGGAATACACTAAAACTAACCAGCAGTCCAATAACATTAAAGCCAACTAAAATGAGCCACGACTTACGTAAGGTTACCCGGAAAGAAGTGCAGTTTAAAGTACTGTAAATAAAAACAAAAGTATAAAGAGCGGCATAAACATGAATAAAGTAAACGCTTATCTGATAACGGATATTCGCAATTAACAATATCAGGGAAATTATAAAAACCAGCGCAACTGTTATTTTAAAATAATAGAAACTAATATCTCGTTTGGGCCATAACCATTTAAACGAAATATCAAATAAACCTTCGTTCAGATAAATAATAAAGGCCGTTAAAATAGCAATAGAAACCAGGTACAGCGAAAGAAACATGGCCGTGAGTACCACCAAATTCAAGTTAAAAGCGCGGTGGTACGCATCATTCACAAATGTTACCAGAAAAAAAGGCAGATCCTTAATAGGCGACACAAATAACTGCTGCTGGTTGCCTTGGTAATTACTCGCAAAATGAACGGGAATCTGCCCGTAAAGTGCCGCTTTTAAGTAAGGATTATTGCCGGTTTCTTCCAGCAGATTTTCATTTAAATTAAGATTCTGATTTTGGTGGAATAATACTTTCCCGGATTTATCTATCAGGCAAAAGCCATAACCCGGCGGCAATAAAGTTTTATATAGCGAGGATAACTTGGTAGCGAGCGCTACTACCCGGATTTGATTTTCTGTATCGGTAGTGAGATTACTTTTTGTGCTCAGGACGGCGTATTTCTCTCCATCGGTGGTAGAGGTAATAGATTCTAAAACAAATTTAGGCGTTTCCGTACCTAAAGCCCAACCCCCATTTGCCTGAATTACTCTAAAATAAGGGCGGTAACCCACATAAGCGCGGGTATTATTTTGATTTAGGGGTGCCCAGGAATTAGTCATCATCCCATTTCTGTCAGACCAGAACACGCGGTAAAATGCCGGAAAATAATTTTCTGATGTTTTTTTTATTCGGTTATTCTGGTCAACGGATAACCAAAATGGGTTAGGTTTAAACCTGGAATCTTTAGCAGAGGCAGCCTCTTCAAAAACCTTAATTTGCGCTAAAAGGAATTTTATCTCTTTCTTAAGATTGTGTTGTAATTCTTTCGAAAATTGTTCTAACCGTTCTTTTTCGGTAAACCGGTCTACTCCATAATAAGAATAGCAATCAAAAATCAACAATACAACAAGAGCCACTCCGAGCACCAGCGAGAGGAAAGACAGGAGAACATCTTGCCGGTACAAACGCTCTTGTTTGTTCATGAGGGCCAATTTCAGAAATGGGAAACCCATAAAAACCAGCACTACCATTAAAGCTGCCAGGCTTACGATGTGAATAGGAATAGCCCGGCTTTCTGCTTCGTACTTTTCGGCTGGCATGGCGCCATACAAAATCCATTTTTCGTCAAAACCTACCCGTTGCGTAAGAGTAAATAACTTATAAGGCACCCCGGCAATACTGGCCTGCGCCGGACCATTTTCCGTGGATTTATTAGCTAAAACCCCCAGAGTATCTAATGGTATTAAATCAGCACTGTGCCCGGAATTATAAACAAGGGTATAAGGAGGAACCATCCGTTTTTTTTCATCTTCTTTGGTTCCGGATTGCCTTAATACAATCAGGTAATCAAATGCATCTCCGCGCATCAGCGAGTTCAGCAAAGAATCTACCGGTACTTTAATATAATATTCATTATTCCTGATCTTCCCGCTTAACTTTCCTTTTCTTGAAATTTCATCCTCTAATAAGCGAAAGGCCCGCCCGCTTATTTTGGTTTTAAAATGCAAATAGAGCTGGCCATTTTCTTCCTGGTAATCGATTTTTTTGGTTGTATTTGGTTCTTCGGCTTTTTGCCCGGAGTCTTTAAAGTGAAACCGCAAACCAAATTTTCCGGTTAAAGAATCCCTTCGGTCGGCTGTTCTTAGAGCAGTCAATAGTGTTTCATTACTAAGGCTATCTGCTTCTTCAAACAGGTTCATATCAGATACTGTTTTTAAAATAGCATTTGATACAAAACTACTGCCCACGTATAAATTGTAGTTTCTGACCGAAGTACTCATATTTTCGCCTATTCGCTGAAGTACCCGGTAGCTGCGGGCATTTATGCGCTTTTCATTTTCCGGTACATAGCCAAATACATAA
Proteins encoded in this region:
- the glgX gene encoding glycogen debranching protein GlgX translates to MNENDSTLYSYEPVMTRSPAIYPGKPYPLGATWDGEGVNFALYAENATGVELCLFDSEESQRESHIILISERTHQVWHVYLPWAKPGQLYGYRVHGPFDPLNGHRFNPNKVLIDPYAKAISGTIQWHESMFGYEMDHPEKDLTFNDKDNAPYIPKSVVIDPYFDWDGDKAPRTPYHKSIIYETHVKGFTKLHPAIPEEIRGTYAALANPVTIQYLTSLGITAIELMPVHHFINDSILQDKGLSNYWGYNTIGFFAPDVRYSSSGVMGEQVAEFKNMVKEFHKAGIEVILDVVYNHTGEGNHMGPTLSFRGIDNASYYRLVPEDKRYYMDYTGTGNTLNAMLPSTLRLIMDSLRYWILEMHVDGFRFDLASALARELHDVDRLGSFFDIIHQDPVISQVKLIAEPWDIGEGGYQVGKFPPGWTEWNGKYRDCMRDFWRGEHAMLPEFANRLTGSSDLYFDDYRRPTASVNFITAHDGFTLNDLVSYNEKHNWDNGEENNDGEDHNRSWNCGVEGPTDDEWVNTIRNRQKRNLLTTLFLSQGVPMLVAGDEISRTQNGNNNAYCQDNEISWLNWDKADTGLLNFTRKLIHLRKNHPIFRRRRWFQGQPIKGIGVEDIAWFLPDGSEMSEEHWNQDYAKSLAVYLSGVGLHSKGPKGEHVFDDSFYIIFNASDIPLDFTLPSKKYGDKWTKILDTSENVVDEPIGVFKDEESIRVDSRSIVLLQHPII
- the treZ gene encoding malto-oligosyltrehalose trehalohydrolase encodes the protein MNLIDTSKRTVGVNFTPAGEASVILWAPLLKNVAINVVGKEKLPLQQQEYGYWELTTNQIQPGDRYKFVLDGENEFPDPASLAQPEGVHGNSEAIDITNFTWTDAQWNNIPLADYILYELHTGTFTPDGTFASLAEKLDYLKDLGVNAIEIMPVAQFPGSRNWGYDGVFPYAVQHSYGGARGLQQLVNICHQKGIAVVLDVVYNHMGPEGNYLGTYGHYFTDKYNTPWGNAINFDDAWCDGVREFFVQNVLMWFRDFHVDALRLDAVHAIKDFSAVHILREIKLHVNQLTKETGRTHHLIVELDLNDPKFINPLEEQGFGMDAQWIDEFHHALRVSATGEQTGYYSDFTGISHLAKTYQDAYVYDGQYSPHRFKKFGLKAENNPGQQFIVFSQNHDQVGNRMLGERTSQLVSFEMQKLMAGAVLVSPYVPMLFMGEEYGESNPFLYFVSHTDTDLVEAVRKGRKAEFAAFHALGEAPDPQSEDTYNRSKLQWNLIPEGQHQVLFRYYQALISLRKTHPALRQLNRQQLDVVSNEATNTLLLHRWHENQHVLCLMNFSNTTQTITLPTYAESWQKLFDSADLQWSGPIGSPNTITSGISISLQPESLVIYSTTQPTIS
- the treY gene encoding malto-oligosyltrehalose synthase, which codes for MYNPVATYRLQFHKEFTFEDFATIIPYLQKLGVSTIYASPILEATPGSTHGYDGVNPHRVNPEIGNEDQLKDLSKKLKEQGIGWLQDIVPNHMAFHPHNTWLMDVLEKGPQSAYAKFFDVTQTSDTMKGRIMVPFLGSPLEDVIKNKELKVAYHEEQQRLVLQYYDSAYPLGFHSYETILGLGEPSQAIQQILATLEQLHQTEEATSYTAAFTDFQQQLAGLMKNEAVRSSVEKSLAEINNSPEKLTQITDEQAYRLCHWQETDQQINYRRFFTVNGLICLNIQDSEVFDTYHQYIQALREEGIFQGLRIDHIDGLYDPTGYLEQLRKSTGEETYLIVEKILEPGEDIPENWPIQGNTGYDFLSLVNNLFTQKSSEQAFTHFYHQLVGEGAEVQEQIHEKKAYILKEHLGGELENLYQLFLDLNLLEENQLHSLEPNVLKETIGEFLVQCPIYRFYGNQFPLTETETAEVTEVLDRIRNSKPDLAAAADMLDEIFLKKPLEADGEYNLRVQKFYQRWMQFSGPLMAKGVEDTLMYTYNRFAGHNEVGDSPEAFGHSPAEFHDRMLDRQKKWPLSINATSTHDTKRGEDVRARLNVLTDLPEEWLEKVQEWQQLTAESKKVNKPDSNDEYFIYQTLVGAYPFPGEDEAGFGSRLEEYLQKALREAKINSNWTTPNEEYEQAAKTFATNLLDKSTPFWQSFEPFYKKVVDLGIVNSLAQVVLKFTCPGVPDTYQGTELWDLSLVDPDNRRAVNYEQRQSYLEELDAYDLNKQEALWADLWQNRNDARIKLWLTRNLLLERRNNADLFAKGKYILLEVEGTYKDNVFAFARKHLRTWYVVAVPLHVGVLCQEQGVEVSDIDWKDTKIVLPKDAPADWQNMFLRTSGKYAHELSAKDLFSVLPVALLKLQAVNERGAGILMHITSLPSPFGIGDLGPEARNFAKFLHRSNQKYWQLLPLNPIEQGQGYSPYSSISSRAGNPLLISPELLVKDGLLPNVDLQPYYLPQTGSVDFQEAQRVKDEILELAWQNFKAGDFITVQQQFLDYCLTEAAWLDDFALYMVLKSQNGGSAWFQWPEEFKQRELQALADLTEQNQETLDKIKWVQFMFAKQWKRLRTYCNNRGIQLFGDMPFYISYDSVDVWSNPEIFAIDEEGNMTGVAGVPPDAFSDDGQLWGMPVFKWDALKERDYDWWVGRLRKNIELYDIVRLDHFRAFADYWEVPAGDTTARNGEWKTGPGADFYTFMEKELGSLPFVAEDLGEINDLVLKLRDDFNLPGMKILQFAFGDEMPQNDYIPHNYARNFIAYTGTHDNNTVLGWYRQEGHKYHDQIEHYVGRDLTEEDMYWVMSRLAYASVAKTAILPMQDVLGIDEQGRMNTPGQGEGNWGWRLLPDQVTPEAESLLKEWTWLYNRG